Proteins encoded by one window of Kwoniella dejecticola CBS 10117 chromosome 9, complete sequence:
- a CDS encoding exodeoxyribonuclease III gives MRILTWNVNVLRTCLDYHPFSSMKKKNVEGLLDELGAQIYCFQEHKTPRAKLEKSMAIPGPYDGFWTFPRSKTGYSGVCTYVDSRYCVPLKAEEGISGLLLDDSKGSTMKPPWTEVERIGHYPEIDEMIWMDEVDGKEFDVKRLDMEGRAVVCDFGLFVLFNLYSPNETNETRRPYKMNFLQCLQERVKLLQRAGREVIIVGDINIMRAPIDSGEGGIRTSAEQHYEHPARRILDDWCAPKGPMVDVVRESWPDRDDMFTCWNQKLDARSANYGSRIDLILCTPGLRPWIKGGDILNKVYGSDHCPVYIDLHETITDPEKGELHLRDMLNPPDRSPSTAPVYPNDVPRTMPEPPRFATKFFDEFSGRQTTLKNFFGGGGGGNTLAKKSGKTPSASPTPSRATATPASTEVVQESIPTTSRPSESQYAAAVDDDKSLATPFSLARAAFDAIDDESEAGPTKAGITDQPSSSACKATAPSPQPRRSSDVAIDMTADEDSMPRGTATPESSRSMSITKSKPTKTTSKASPAGQTKLSSFFSQPAPPSKAKRKTSPSPAVEPAAKNARRSMSTSTLPPSPSRSPSVSVHAGASEVVEVPVEDRQSGWTEAEDELINQAIQQAEHDRKLKNDMAKPVWGDLFAKKLPPLCTVHQKPCKDFLVNKPGPNKGKRFWLCSLPVGAGYDTGRSKRPREDVNHKFRCDFFLWDSANSKKEKVGDGKSVPNDK, from the exons atgaggatattgACATGGAACGTG AATGTGCTGCGGACATGCCTGGACTACCATCC CTTCagctcgatgaagaagaagaacgtgGAGGGTTTATTGGATGAACTGGGAGCTCAGATATACTGTTTCCAAG AGCACAAGACGCCTCGAGCCAAATTGGAGAAATCGATGGCGATTCCTGGTCCATACGATGGATTCTGGACATTCCCCCGCTCGAAGACCGGCTATTCCGGAGTATGCACATACGTGGACTCCCGATATTGCGTACCTctcaaagccgaagaaggtaTCAGCGGTTTATTACTCGATGATAGTAAAGGGTCAACCATGAAGCCGCCTTGGACCGAGGTGGAGCGTATAGGTCATTATCCagagatcgatgagatgatatggatggatgaggtCGACGGAAAAGAGTTTGATGTCAAGAGGCTGGACATGGAGGGAAGAGCTGTAGTGTGTGATTTCGG CTTGTTCGTCCTTTTCAACTTGTACTCGCCGAACGAGACCAACGAGACCCGCCGACCTTACAAGATGAACTTTCTGCAATGTCTGCAAGAACGCGTCAAACTCCTTCAGAGAGCAGGAAGGGAGGTCATTATAGTTGGGGACATCAATATCATGAGAGCACCGATAGACTCTGGTGAAGGCGGGATAAGGACGTCTGCAGAACAACACTACGAGCATCCAGCCCGGCGTATCCTCGACGATTGGTGTGCTCCAAAGGGTCCCATGGTAGATGTCGTCCGAGAAAGCTGGCCAGACAGGGACGACATGTTCACATGTTGGAATCAGAAGCTGGATGCTAG GTCCGCAAATTATGGTTCCCGAATCGACTTGATACTCTGCACACCTGGCCTCCGACCATGGATCAAAGGCGGAGATATACTGAATAAAGTCTACGGATCCGATCACTGTCCCGTATACATCGACTTACACGAGACGATTACCGACCCCGAAAAAGGGGAACTGCATCTGCGGGACATGTTGAATCCGCCTGATAGATCGCCTTCGACCGCACCAGTGTACCCTAATGATGTCCCTCGGACAATGCCCGAACCCCCACGGTTCGCTACTAAGTTCTTCGACGAGTTTTCCGGGCGTCAGACAACCCTGAAGAACTTTTTTGgtgggggcggaggaggaaaCACCTTAGCGAAGAAAAGCGGAAAGACACCTAGCGCTTCGCCTACCCCTTCTCGAGCTACCGCTACTCCCGCTTCAACCGAAGTAGTCCAAGAAAGTATTCCAACTACAAGTCGACCCTCCGAGTCACAGTATGCTGCGGCTGTCGATGACGATAAATCATTGGCAACACCATTCAGTCTTGCTCGAGCAGCCTTCGACGCCATCGATGATGAATCTGAAGCTGGCCCAACAAAGGCTGGCATAACCGACCaaccctcttcctctgcctgCAAGGCAACAGCCCCTTCTCCCCAACCTCGTCGTTCCTCCGATGTTGCGATCGACATGACAGCCGACGAAGATAGCATGCCTCGTGGAACAGCCACACCTGAGTCATCGAGATCCATGTCAATAACCAAGTCGAAACCCACAAAGACCACTTCCAAAGCCAGTCCTGCGGGTCAAACTAAACTATCGTCATTTTTCTCTCAGCCGGCTCCGCCATCAAAGGCGAAACGCAAAACTTCGCCCAGTCCAGCAGTAGAGCCAGCAGCTAAAAACGCACGCCGGTCAATGTCAACCTCGACTTTGcctccatcaccttcaagatcaccttcggTATCCGTTCACGCAGGTGCATCAGAAGTAGTTGAGGTCCCTGTTGAGGATAGACAGAGCGGCTGgacggaagcggaagatgaattgaTTAATCAAGCTATACAGCAAGCGGAACACGATCGAAAACTGAAAAACGATATGGCTAAGCCTGTCTGGGGGGATCTGTTCGCAAAGAAATTACCACCGTTGTGCACTGTTCATCAGAAGCCATGTAAAGATTTCT TGGTGAATAAGCCTGGACCGAATAAGGGTAAAAGGTTTTGGTTATGCTCTCT GCCTGTGGGAGCGGGATATGATACTGGACGAAGCAAGCGACCTAGGGAAGACGTAAATCATAAATTTAGATGCGACTT TTTCTTGTGGGACAGTGCGAActccaagaaagagaaagtgGGAGATGGCAAATCTGTACCAAACGACAAATAG